In one Papio anubis isolate 15944 chromosome 11, Panubis1.0, whole genome shotgun sequence genomic region, the following are encoded:
- the TUBAL3 gene encoding tubulin alpha chain-like 3 — protein MRECLSIHIGQAGIQIGDACWELYCLEHGIQPNGVVLDSQPDQLENAKMEHTNASFDTFFCETRAGKHVPRALFVDLEPTVIDGIRMGQHRSLFHPEQLLSGKEDAANNYARGRYSVGSKVIDLVLERTRKLAKQCGGLQGFLIFRSFGGGTGSGFTSLLMERLTGEYSRKTKLEFSVYPAPRISTAVVEPYNCVLTTHSTTEHTDCTFIVDNEAIYDICQRKLGVERPSYASINRLMVQAVSSITASLRFEGPLNVDLIEFQTNLVPYPRIHFPMTAFAPIVSADKAYREQFSVSDITTACFESSNQLVKCDPRLGKYMACCLLYRGDVVPKEVNAAIAATKSRHSVQFVDWCPTGFKVGINNRPPTVMPGGDLAKVHRAVCMLSNTTAIVEAWARLDHKFDLMYAKRAFLHWYLREGMEEAEFLEAREDLAALERDYEEVGQSF, from the exons ATG AGGGAGTGCCTTTCCATCCACATCGGTCAAGCTGGCATCCAGATTGGGGACGCTTGCTGGGAACTCTATTGCCTGGAACATGGAATCCAGCCAAACGGCGTTGTTCTCGACAGTCAACCGGATCAGCTGGAAAATGCAAAAATGGAGCACACAAATGCATCTTTCGATACCTTCTTCTGTGAGACAAGAGCTGGGAAGCACGTGCCTAGAGCACTCTTCGTGGACTTGGAGCCAACTGTTATAG ATGGGATCCGGATGGGCCAGCACCGTTCACTCTTCCACCCTGAGCAGCTCCTTAGCGGAAAGGAGGATGCTGCCAACAACTATGCGCGAGGCCGTTACTCTGTGGGGTCGAAGGTCATCGACCTTGTGCTGGAGAGGACCCGGAAGCTGGCAA AACAGTGTGGTGGACTTCAGGGATTTTTGATTTTCCGAAGCTTTGGAGGAGGCACTGGTTCAGGGTTTACATCTCTCTTAATGGAGAGGCTCACAGGAGAATACAGCAGAAAGACTAAGCTAGAGTTCTCGGTCTACCCAGCCCCCAGGATCTCCACTGCTGTGGTAGAGCCTTATAACTGTGTCCTCACCACCCACTCCACCACAGAGCACACGGACTGTACCTTCATAGTGGACAACGAGGCCATCTATGATATATGCCAACGTAAACTCGGTGTTGAACGCCCCTCTTATGCCAGCATCAATAGATTGATGGTTCAGGCAGTGTCTTCCATCACTGCCTCCCTCCGGTTTGAAGGGCCCTTGAATGTGGACCTAATTGAATTCCAGACCAACCTAGTACCTTATCCGAGAATACATTTCCCCATGACAGCCTTCGCCCCCATCGTCTCTGCTGACAAAGCCTACCGTGAGCAGTTCTCTGTGTCAGACATCACCACCGCCTGCTTTGAGTCCTCCAACCAGCTGGTCAAGTGCGATCCTCGGCTTGGGAAGTACATGGCCTGCTGCCTACTCTACAGAGGGGACGTGGTCCCTAAGGAAGTGAATGCAGCAATCGCAGCCACGAAGTCGAGGCACTCTGTTCAGTTTGTAGATTGGTGTCCAACTGGTTTCAAGGTGGGCATCAACAATCGGCCGCCCACGGTGATGCCAGGTGGGGACCTGGCCAAAGTCCACCGGGCCGTCTGCATGCTGAGCAACACCACAGCAATCGTGGAGGCCTGGGCCCGCCTGGACCACAAGTTTGACCTCATGTATGCCAAGAGAGCATTTCTGCACTGGTACCTCAGAGAAGGCATGGAAGAAGCAGAGTTCTTGGAGGCCAGGGAAGATCTGGCAGCCTTGGAGAGGGATTATGAGGAAGTGGGGCAAAGTTTCTGA